The following are from one region of the Patagioenas fasciata isolate bPatFas1 chromosome 14, bPatFas1.hap1, whole genome shotgun sequence genome:
- the FAF2 gene encoding FAS-associated factor 2, which yields MAAPEERELTAEQTEKLLQFQDLTGIESMDQCRHTLEQHNWNIEAAVQDRLNEQEGVPSVFNPPPSRPLQVNTADHRIYSYVVSRPQPRGLLGWGYYFIMLPFRFTYYTLLDIFRFALRFIRPDPRSRVTDPVGDIISFIHMFEEKYGRMHPVFYQGTYSQALNDAKRELRFLLVYLHGDDHQDTDEFCRNTLCVPEVITLINTRMLFWACSTNKPEGYRVSQALRENTYPFLAVIMLKDRRMTVVGRLEGLIQADDLINQLMFIMDANQTYLVSERLEREERNQTQVLRQQQDEAYLASLRADQEKERKKKEERERKKKKEEEVEQQKLAEERRRQTLQEEKERKSECLPPEPHPDDPESVKIIFKLPNDSRVERRFHFTQSLTVIHDFLFSLKESPEKFQIEANFPRRVLPCLPTEEWPNPPTLQEAGLSHTEVLFVQDLTDD from the exons GACTTGACTGGCATAGAGTCCATGGACCAATGTCGTCACACACTGGAGCAGCACAACTGGAACATAGAG GCAGCTGTACAGGACCGACTAAATGAGCAAGAGGGTGTCCCAAGTGTCTTTAATCCTCCTCCATCGCGGCCATTGCAGGTCAATACAGCCGACCACAGGATCTACAGCTACGTTGTCTCAAGGCCACAGCCAAGG GGCCTACTAGGATGGGGTTACTACTTCATAATGCTTCCATTCCGATTTACCTATTACACATTACTTGATATATTTAG GTTTGCTCTGCGTTTTATACGCCCTGATCCTCGTAGTCGTGTCACTGACCCAGTGGGTGACATTATTTCGTTTATTCATATGTTTGAGGAAAAATATGGGAGGATGCACCCTGTCTTCTACCAGGGAACTTACAGCCAG GCACTGAATGATGCCAAGCGGGAGCTGCGCTTCCTGTTGGTTTATCTTCATGGAGATGACCACCAAGACACAGATGAATTCTGCCG AAATACACTGTGCGTACCTGAGGTGATCACCCTCATAAACACTAGAATgctcttctgggcctgttcaacCAATAAACCAGAGGGATACAGAG TCTCCCAGGCTCTGCGAGAGAACACGTACCCATTCCTGGCTGTGATTATGCTGAAGGATCGCAGAATGACGGTAGTTGGCCGGCTAGAAGGCCTCATCCAGGCTGATGACCTCATTAATCAACTGATGTTCATTATGGATGCTAACCAGACATACCTGGTGTCTGAACGCCTGGAAAG GGAAGAGAGGAACCAAACCCAAGTCCTGAGGCAGCAGCAGGATGAGGCATATCTGGCATCCTTGCGTGCAGACCAGGAAAAGGAGCGCAAAAAGAAGGAGGAAcgagagaggaagaagaagaaagaggaggaagtaGAGCAGCAAAAGCTAGCAGAGGAGAGGCGGCGACAG ACGCTGCAGGAGGAAAAGGAGCGGAAATCTGAATGCCTTCCTCCTGAACCACATCCCGATGACCCAGAGAgtgttaagatcattttcaagcTGCCTAACGATTCCAGAGTGGAGCGGCGATTCCACTTCACACAGTCATTGACG GTGATCCATGACTTCTTGTTCTCCTTGAAAGAAAGCCCCGAGAAGTTCCAGATTGAGGCCAACTTCCCCCGCCGCGTCCTGCCCTGCCTCCCTACAGAGGAGTGGCCCAACCCCCCCACGCTGCAGGAGGCCGGACTCAGCCACACGGAAGTCCTCTTTGTGCAGGACCTCACGGACGATTGA